From a single Pseudorasbora parva isolate DD20220531a chromosome 15, ASM2467924v1, whole genome shotgun sequence genomic region:
- the wtap gene encoding pre-mRNA-splicing regulator WTAP has protein sequence MTNEEPLPKKVRLSESDMKTLTREELCTRWKQHEAYVQMLEAKYADLNSNDVTGLKESEEKLKQQQQESARRENILVMRLATKEQEMQECTTQIQYLKQVQQPSAAQLRSSMVDPAINLFFLKMKAELEQTKDKLEQAQNELSAWKFTPDSQTGKKLMAKCRMLIQENQELGRQLSQGRIAQLEAELALQKKYSEELKSSQDELNDFIIQLDEEVEGMQSTILVLQQQLRETRQQVSQMNQTQGTSSGAGPSRTSPSTASEPSIQSEPMNISSSNVGKDCGRVSNGPSNGNSSQRGVSGSSLYREASSADEDYPPSPSVSSPTHGGMSKLSNHSEDAVSQRGGEGYVTQLSAGYESVDSPTGSETSVTQHSNDTDSNADSHEAAAVSKGSRTAGTRHSTQNGLDSSAATVATNTSNASTGSVL, from the exons ATGACCAATGAAGAACCTCTCCCGAAGAAG GTTCGCCTTAGTGAATCCGACATGAAGACCCTGACTCGAGAGGAGCTCTGTACTAG ATGGAAGCAGCATGAAGCTTATGTCCAAATGCTTGAGGcaaaatatgctgatttaaaCT CCAATGATGTTACGGGCCTGAAAGAGTCTGAGGAGAAGTtgaagcagcaacagcaggaatCTGCACGCAGGGAGAACATTCTGGTCATGAGGCTTGCTACTAAAGAGCAGGAAATGCAAGAATGTACA ACCCAAATCCAGTACCTGAAGCAAGTCCAGCAACCGAGTGCAGCTCAGCTTAGATCGTCCATGGTGGACCCAGccatcaacttatttttcctcAAAATGAAGGCTGAACTGGAACAGACTAAAGACAAACTGGAGCAAGCCCAAAATGAACTGAGTGCCTGGAAATTTACACCTGATag CCAGACTGGTAAGAAGCTGATGGCGAAATGTCGCATGCTGATCCAGGAGAATCAGGAGTTGGGCAGGCAGCTGTCTCAGGGGCGCATCGCCCAGCTGGAGGCCGAGCTCGCCTTGCAAAAGAAGTACAGCGAAGAGCTCAAGAGCAGCCAAGATG AGCTGAATGACTTCATTATTCAGCTGGATGAGGAGGTGGAGGGCATGCAGAGCACTATTCTGGTTCTTCAGCAGCAGCTGAGGGAGACCAGGCAGCAGGTGTCTCAGATGAACCAAACCCAAGGCACTTCTAGTGGAGCTGGTCCGAGCAGAACTTCCCCTTCAACGGCCTCTGAACCTTCCATTCAAAGTGAACCTATGAACATCTCCAGCTCAAATGTGGGGAAAGACTGCGGAAGGGTGTCCAATGGACCCTCCAACGGGAACTCTTCTCAGAGGGGCGTGTCTGGGTCCAGTCTGTACAGGGAAGCAAGCAGCGCAGATGAAGATTACCCACCATCACCCTCTGTCTCCAGCCCCACCCATGGTGGCATGTCAAAACTCTCCAACCACTCAGAAGATGCTGTGAGCCAGAGGGGCGGAGAAGGTTATGTGACTCAGCTAAGTGCGGGCTATGAGAGCGTGGACTCACCTACGGGCAGTGAGACGTCAGTGACCCAGCACTCAAATGATACAGACTCCAATGCTGACTCCCATGAGGCCGCTGCTGTCTCCAAAGGCAGCAGGACTGCGGGTACGCGGCACAGCACTCAGAATGGCCTGGACTCATCTGCAGCAACAGTTGCCACCAACACCTCCAATGCCTCCACAGGGTCTGTTTTGTAA
- the sod2 gene encoding superoxide dismutase [Mn], mitochondrial produces MLCRVGYVRRCAATLNPIVGALASRQKHTLPDLPYDYGALEPHICAEIMQLHHSKHHATYVSNLNVTEEKYQEALAKGDVTTQVSLQPALKFNGGGHINHTIFWTNLSPNGGGEPQGELLEAIKRDFGSFQKMKEKMSAATVAVQGSGWGWLGFNKDNGRLRIAACPNQDPLQGTTGLVPLLGIDVWEHAYYLQYKNVRPDYVKAIWNVVNWENVNERFQAAKK; encoded by the exons ATGCTGTGCAGAGTTGGATATGTCCGTAG GTGCGCTGCCACCTTGAACCCCATTGTAGGTGCTTTGGCCTCTAGACAGAAGCACACACTCCCTGACCTCCCGTATGATTATGGTGCGCTTGAGCCTCACATCTGTGCAGAGATCATGCAGCTGCATCACAGCAAGCACCATGCAACATATGTCAGCAACCTCAATGTCACTGAGGAGAAATATCAAGAGGCACTGGCCAAAG GTGATGTTACGACCCAAGTCTCCCTTCAGCCTGCTTTGAAATTCAATGGTGGTGGTCATATTAATCACACCATTTTCTGGACAAATCTGTCACCGAATGGTGGAGGAGAACCACAGG GTGAGCTGTTGGAGGCTATTAAGCGTGACTTTGGCTCATTTCAGAAGATGAAGGAGAAGATGTCAGCTGCCACGGTGGCCGTTCAGGGCTCAGGCTGGGGCTGGCTGGGCTTTAATAAGGACAATGGTAGACTGAGAATTGCTGCTTGCCCTAACCAAGACCCTTTGCAGGGCACTACAG GTCTTGTCCCACTACTTGGGATAGATGTCTGGGAGCATGCATACTATCTCCAGTACAAGAACGTTAGACCGGACTACGTTAAAGCCATCTGGAATGTggtgaactgggagaatgtcAACGAGCGTTTCCAAGCTGCCAAGAAATAA